The genome window CAAGCATATGCcatcaccaagtaaacattTACAGGAGCAACAACTCTAAAGGGCATCTACAATTTTCATATTGCATTCTGTGAGCACTAAAAGGTCACACGCTTATTTGATATCTTCTTGCAATGTGGTCTTTTTAAAAGGTGAACCTAACTTTGTAAGATGTTTCAAAGTTCTTAAATTTAGGATATTGCCTGATGTTGTCAAAACTTTCACTCCAAAGTTTTCACCTTTGCAATTGGTTTTTgaggaaattgcaataaaGATCAGATATTGAAATCAAGACATCACAATTTGTTCCACTATTCAGGATTATTACGAGTAAAccagaaaacccaaaattgaTCAGACGCAGAAGAGGAATTTCAGCTACCAGTAAGTAAAAATGTAaggcaatcaatcaaaacttaATCAAAGCAACGTCTGTTTTCTAAAATGAAAAACGTGTTGCATACAGAGAAGAAACTCACCGAATCGGAGCAATCGAGCGGTCCAATAAATCCAAGATACCCTTTTGTGATTGAATTTGAGTGAAGAATCAGATTGTTTCAGTCTTGTCTTGAGGGTCTTTGAGTGAGTGCTCGTACATATCAGTCCTCATTTATCACAAGCCCACCAACCCCTCTCAATTATGGCATTCATTTACTCGCAGACAGGGCCTGGCCCTGCTGGCTGCTGCTGTTATTTTCTGGGTCTGGGTTATTTTTAACACCTTGAAACCCGTTTTTACCCTTTAGAGTTTGATGGAAAACCAGACTACCggttttagaaaattaaaaaaaaccttgttAAGAATGTGAAAATTTCCATTTGCTAACATAAATCACCATCATCAAACCTCAAAAGTTGAAAATAATTGGAGATTTTGGCAACATGGTCCATCAATTGTGAACAAATTTATCATGGTCCAGCCagagcatatatatatatatatatatatatatagctctTTCTGAGGAGACTTTATTGCCATGCTTGTCACAAAAGAAAggataatgaaaaaaagaagttacaTTACAAATATAAATGTGGATCAAGTGGTCGAGCAAGAACTGTCTTGAGCCCTGTATTATTACAACgataaataatattaagtGAAAGGGTAGGTAGATAAAGTAGTTTATTTTGGAACTCAAAGGAAGGTAGAAGAAAGAGAGTAGGTTTAGTCGTGCACTGGGATGCCAATGCTGGGCTCAATAGCATTTTCCTCTTGATCCTGGACCTGCACATCTAATGAACTGCATCATCAGAAACACTATATAAAGAACAAACTCTctatagaaaagaaaaaatgcaaCACTAATTATTTGGTTACCTGAGGAATTGCCTCTGCAGCATTTTGACTTCCGCTCTGTCTGGACCAGATGGTTGCAGTAAATTTGTGCCCCAATAGAACCCTAAGTTAGGGGTAACTAGTAACCCGTGGACCGTGTTGCCGACATTCTGTAGAATGCTATTAGTACTATTGTCAGCAGCTGAAGGTTGAGTAGTTGGTTCCAGAAGCTCCTTATTATCTGTATCAAAAAACGGAAGGAAGGGGATTAATTACAAAATCAACAGCTAAAAGTGGCCCTGCAACTATCATTTCAAATGCAAATGATCTCATCCTTCATAGAATATGAATTGGGTAGTGTATgctgtgagaatgtgaagtaaTGTCCTACATTATAAGAAGTGCATTATTGGGTGAAGTGAAGCTGTTTAGCCATTTTCAATGTGGAAATATTTCTTCGTACTCTCACACATAGGACCCTCCGGCAAATATGAAAAGTATACAAACTGATTTCACTACATTTTTCCCTATCATTTTGAAAGTCTGGCTAACAAGGAACAAAATACACCAAAGTTAACATGTAAGAAATTCCAGTTCAATCTCGTGGAGTTGATCAGTCATGAATCctgacaaagaaagaaaacagagttcaGACATCGCTTAATAAAAGTGTACCGCCTGTTCCTGCTGCTAGCTTCTCTATAATAGAGTCTGCAAACACCGAAAATAGAACGTTATCaaaaggggaagaagaaaTAATCCTCATAACAATTATGTGAAAAATTGAGTGCCAGAGGAAGGACATACCACTGCTCCGACTCCTTTTATTCTGATTGCTGCTACTGAATGATACCGTATGATATTTTCATGAAAACAAGAGTTCAGAGTTAATAACTTCCAATTAATATAAGGGGAACAAACTCAGATTTGCATTTTGTTTTACCAAATTGCTTCAAAACTCAGATAAGCCAATGGTGTGGATTTTGggattattttataaatgctGTTATTCGAAATGACATTATTGATCGTCTCTTTAATATAGGTGAAATGTGCATGCATAATGAGGCTCATGTTTATAGAAgtggtaaaaaaaaatgtaataaagATAACATTATCATTATATTAAGTAGTATTAGAAGGATTATCACACGTGACACTGTTCTTATCTTTCAAATCTCTTATAATTACTAGTTTCTCATGTTTTTTCGTTTCTTATTCGacaattgcaatttgcaacaACTCATAGAATAAAGAGTTGCCCTTGtggtttttcctttatttttttatttaaaaaactcATAGTATTCTCTAAGAAAGTGAAGCCCAAGTAACTTTACAAACTAGTTTGGTTAAGGCTCAATTGATTCAAGTAAAAATACTTCTAGCTTTTATTCCAATGAAGGCCCCAAACTTCAACTttgcacaaaataattaacgGTCGAATCGAAGCATAGTAGAAGTGGAAAGCACTCAACCGAGGAAGCAAACTGCTTCATTTTTCACCACTTTAACAAATATGCTTCCTAAAAGCTTGAGCTCTGCGTGCGTTATCTCCTCCATGTATATTTTGCACTTTCACTAACGTGCGACTGCTAGTGAATAAGATCTGATTTTATACAAGTGCCATTGCTAGTGAACTTTATAAGGTGCAGAAGAAAAAATTCCATTCATTCAAAATGAGGTAGGAGGCAACTGATCAACACTATAGGAAATTAACAACATGATAGAACGTGATTTAACTGCTGGGAATTATGAAAGCTTACGATTTGTACTAGATACGGTTCTTGAGAAAGGACCTGCAACAGTTAGTTAATGAGTTTAGAGTGAAGTGGTTTAACTGAATGATATTTAAGATATACAGAAGAGTAATGCCACCATGGATGGAAACAATGCTTGGATTGTAGACAGAAACATGTAAATGTAGCTTTGCTAAGGTACTAGAATTGTTCTTCGATGGGTGTAAAAGCATACCGAGTGGGCTTGGTGTTGCCTCCTTTCTTGACCCTGCAAACACCACAAACAGAATGCTAATGGTCAGTGACCATATTTAAATGCGCATATAATCATTTAGAGCAGTGCTATACATCACAAAATATACTTGTCAGAAAagttataaacaaaaaaactctCCCCTTGTGAGTTCGAGGGTAAACAGAAAAAGTGCATGCCATGAAAGCCAATAAGCACTTCAGCCTTGGGAAGAGGtagaaaaggagaagaagaaaatagtcCTCATGAGAATTTTGTAAAAGAGTTGTTTGTGGAACAAAGGACGTACCAAAAGCTGCTATTCCTTTTCATCGTTTTGGGGACACTGAATGAGCCCACCCATATGAtaaattcatgaaaaatagaaaactcaGAGTTTAGTTATTCCAATgagtgtaagtggaattgtaAAACAACCATCTATCTTATAATCTAAAAACTATACATGATGTGATAAGCATATAAAGTCACTGTCAAAATGacaaatgatatttttataaaatttaaagcaAAATACAAGGTTAAATGGACAAGGTTTAATCGTTTTGTGGCACAGCACAGGCACACTAACCTTGGCTTGGGTTGCAGACAATACTTGATCTCCATATTTAGTTTTAGAAAGCTCCAAATGATTTGCCCATCAGGAGTAACCGTCTTTTCTCCCTTGTACTTTGTCTTGTTCAATTCAAGTGGATCAACCCACACCAACTCACCAACTTCTGTTTTTCTAACCTTGGATCATGAATAGCAAGAGAAGCATCAGAGACGGGCTCTTCTGAGTTTGACTCTTCTTCCACTTGCTTGCTCTGGCTTCGCCGGCTGATGGAGATCTCTTCGAGTTTTGGGAAGTATGGCAGCATCTTGGTCTTGAATAAGTAGACCAAATTTTCAGTCAGAGATACGGATGACCTTTAGCTTCTCCGAACGAGGTTGAACCTTAAAGTCGGCTACATTATCACTGTGCCCTTTGGACTCTATCAACGCCTGCATCCTCTGACAGTTTTCAACTAAAATTGTGTGGAGGTTTGGAAGGTTGTACTCGGCGCCACTCTGGAATAAATAGACTAAACTTTCGCAGCCAGAAATTTTGATGACCTTCAGGCTATCTAGACGATAACTTGGCAACCAAAGTAGACCCTTGTTGCTCATTACATGTAGCTCAGAGGCCTCCTCTGGGACTGGGAGTATGACTGAGTTTCCTTTCACAGGGAAGTCAGTTTTGCTGAAAAAAACTATGCTGTTTTTGGGTAACTCTGCTTCATCACAAGAACCCTCCACCcagaatttgaatttggataaTGCAGCCCAATCCCAGCCTCTCACTGTCTCTCGCATATTGGGGTggtgagaaaaaaaatctatgaCTTTTTCTCTACCTGTCTATCGCATATTTGTCTTTCTCTACCTCTACAgaccctttttttgtttaaaatctCTACAgaccctttttttgtttaaaatctCTACAGACCCTTTGGTTTCCCAAATCATGAAGGGTTGaacactttttatttatttataacaaaaCCAAGAGGGAAATATAGAAACCCAACAGAAAACCTCAAAGTCAACCTTGGAATTGTATGGGAGTGTGGGCCACTACTTAGCTGTCACTGATACGTGGCATTCAGTGTGCAAGGTGGTACACATTTTTATATGCTACTCAGAGTAGGTATGTTTTTTGGGTGGGTCCAATTTTTGACTTTACgagtaaaacaaaataattaaaaagaataataaggCTAATTTTCCCTCCCTCGTAAGAAAGAAAGTGGAAGGGGAAAGAGAGACAAAGAGAAATAAGAGAGAACacgagaagaaaaaaataaagaggaaagagaaggaaagaatGAGAGAGGGGAAAgcaggaggaagaagaagatgaagaaaatcaGTGTGAGAAAAAAGGAGGGAAGAACAAAGATAAATgagaaacataaaaaaaaaaaaaattttgggcGGCAGAGAGGCGTGGAGATGCGATGGGCAAAGTGCTTTGGGTAGAGCAAATGGCAAAAGCAAAGAAGTAAAATATGGGAGACTTTGAAAAAGGCCCACGTGACCACTTCGGAAGCaaatgacaaaaacaaagaagtaaaatacatatatataaatttgggGCCCTTTAATTTGAGGCCCATGGCCGTCGCCCTCCGTGCCAATACCTCAGGCCCGGCCacacctttgtttttttttcttcttatagcTATTCTAGTGCCCTCAGCTTTCCTCCAAAACCAAGCTTTGGATATCTCGTCTGGATAATCATTCaggtacaatttttttttttccatttaaaaCTCCATGTATGTATACATATACTTTGCACTTTCAATGCCAACAAACCAATGCCCACAGTAGCCCACATGTTAATATATTATTCGCGCCTATATAATTTTATCAATCTCATGCTCTTTCTCCCCTTGATGGGAAGCACTAATACCAACATGGGTTGTGGAAAATGTTGAGtcttttggatttttcttgGAAATTTTGCTTGGTTATGCTACCTTGCTGTCTTCTGCATTCTGGGTTTAGTGCGTTTGGTTAAGTTGAATGATGGGAACCAAGAGTTTGGTGgcatttgttcttttttgctCTCCTAGTTTTGAAAGGTTATTTCACTGAAAAAGTGCTTTCTGCTACTGTGACATATGACCACAGAGCACTGGTTATTGATGGGAAGCGGCGGATTTTGCAGCCGGGCTCTATCCATTATCCTCGAAGCACTCCAGAGGTGAGTTCTAGAATCTGTTACTTAAGTGATTGAAATATGTTTgagaaattttgaaaaggCAATCAGAGGATGCATTATAATGACAATGTGGGATTGTACTTGTTGGGGCACAATGCAGGTGTGGCCGGAAATGATTAAGAAATCTAAGGAAGGGGGACTGGACGTGATAGAGAATTATGTTTTCTGGAACTACCATGAGCCTGTAAAAGGGCAGGTATGAAAAACTCTAGCTTTTGATGTAAATTTATTCTAATGTGAGCAAACCACTAGCCTCTCTCTCAGCTAGCTAGTCAGGTCCTTTAGGAATTTTGGCATCTATGTTCACCTAAACTTGTCACTAATTTGatgttttctttcctttttcatattaCTACTTTGAAGGCAGGTTCGATTTGGTTAGGTTTGTGAAGACAGTGCAAGAAGCTGGCCTTCTAGTCCATTTCAGGATTGGCCCGTATGCTTGTGCTGAATGGAACTATGGGTTTGTTTCTATTTCATGCTCTCTTGTGGTGTACATTGCACTGGCATCAGTTTCCTAGTTTTGTATGTTCCACTCTGTTATAGCTTTCACTGATTCTGCAGATATCATTATCTTATGACAGGGGATTTCCCATTTGGTTTCACTTTATTCCCAGAATTCAGTTTCGCACAACAAATGCACCTTTTAAGGTACTTGGTACTTTTATTCTGGAATTGGTTTAGCTACTTTTTTATATCAATTTTTGATATTTatcataaaaattaatttattattattataaaataacaaCTTCATTAGAAAACTTTCATAGATACAGTTAGATATCAACAAGACATCCAAATCACCAAGCCCAAGAGGGCAACAAAACTAACATGCTAAAAAAGCAGACACGCCAACAACTACTAGCTCACATCACTACAATTAAGTTAAACCTCAGACAAAGCccacaaaccctaaaacaaCACATAAGCCTAAATGAACCCTATCTCCACCACCTGAAGAAGCGCCGCCGTCCACCACACCACCGCATCTAACCTTAAGCATATACAAAACCTCTTACGAATATGGGGAACAAGGTTTCCAGTGACCCAACTACGCATAATAGCGAACAACAATGCCAATGGAAAAAACATGGCAAAAACAAATCAGGTAGATTGCATCAAACTCCTTCAAATGCGAGGTAGAATTGAATTTAGAGAAGATGAGAAATTAGCCCAAAAGATGTGATGGGGAATTTCAAACTGAGCATGGCTCAAAAGAAATCACCACAAGGGGCTTCTTATTCAAAACGCCCAAGTGAACTTATTCACtcacccaaaagaaaaatgaaggaaaagatGATAAGGGAGGAGGGACAATGAcacttcttcctcctccccctCTATTGAGTTTTTCCTTTGGAACTTAGAGAGTGAGAGCGGCTAGGGTTTCTTTTACtcataaaaatttgttttaagtgtaCTTTTAGAGcatataaaactaaaattacttatttacacatataaaatattaatataaagcatataaaaactaaactatacttcatactaagtTGGATCGAATTATTATCGGATCAAATAAACTATAATCCATATCCAGATTTATCTATATTCGGATTACCATATTCGAGTTGTAATCGGATTATCGGATTGAAAAGTACAATTCATCTCCAATTAAGTACACCGGATTCGGATCGAATTAGGATCAAAATCTGATCCATTGGCAGGTCTAATCACTACACTTTTTCCTAGCAATTTTATAGTCTGGCTAACAAGGAACAAAATAAACCGAAGCTAACATGTCAATCTGGTGGAGTTGAATCAATCATGAACAcgagaaagaaataaaatagagTTCAGAAGATGGCTTAATAAAAGCATACGATCTGTACTGGCTGCTAGCTTCTCTATAGAGTCTGCAATAGCAAAAACAGAACGTTATCAAACAATGAAGAACTAATCCTCATAAGAATTATGTGAAAAATTAATTGCGGAAGGAGGACATACCAGTGCTCCGACTCCTTTTAATCTGATTGCTGCTACTGAATGAGCCCGTATGATATTTTcatgaaaataaaagttagGAGTTAATAACTTCCAACTAATATAAGGGGAACAAACTCAGATTTGCATTTTGTTTTACCAAATTGCTTCAAACTCTTCTAAAATAAATCTATTGCCACTTTGAAAGACAAATGCCTTCAAAGACAAAGTAAAATGCCATGTTATCCAACCCTCTGGTTAGGAATATAGCGTACTGGAGGACAGATTAATCCTCATTGCCTGCAAACTGTTGTTTGCATGGCAGAAAAAGACACGAATTCGAACATGTATGATGAACAAGGTTTAATAGTTCGTGGCATACTAACCGTGGCCGAGGTAGCAGTTCTTCAGGAAGAGAAGTTATGATCTGCATCTTTAGATCAGGAAAGTACCAAATGTGTTCCTCAGGGttatctttcttttcaaaatcataatatttcttcaattcaaGTGGATCAACCAACACAAGGTCCGTTGGTCTTGGATGAACAGCAGGATTGGGTTCTTTTGACTCTTTATCCATTTTCATCCTCCAGCGTCGTGTAATGAATACCTCTTGGAGGTTTGGGAAGCAGGTTGAGTAAATCTTTTTTTGGCCAGAGGTATACTGACAAGAATCCATCCCAATCCTGAATAAGTAGCCCAAATTTTCACAGTCTGAGATATGGATGAcctttaatttattcaaacaaaGTGCAAATGGCAAAGGGTCTTCTTTTGATATCAAGGCCTCCATCTTCTGACAATTTTTAACCGAAATTTTTTCGAGGTTTGGAAGGTTGTGTGACACGTTCCTCTCGAATAAATAGACCAAACTTTCGCAGCCAGATATATCTATGACCTTCAGGCTGTCTAGACAACGTCGACCACTAATAGGCAACCAATATAGATCCTTGTTGCTCATTACATGCAGCTCAGAGGTGTCTTCTGGGAGTGACACTGGTTTTCCACTCACAAGAAAGTCACTTTTGATGAAAACAATGCTGTTTTCAGGTAACTTTGTTTTATCCCAAGAACCACCCACggagaatttgaatttggataGAGAATGATCCTTCGAATCCACATATGTGTTGAAGGCTTTTGCATCTAGGAAGTTGATATGAAGAATAGCTAAATGCTGAAGGGCTCCCAGCTCCTGAATACAACTAGCTGCTTTCTCTGATCCCCACAAACTACTTGCTTCTTTCTCTGATCCCCACAGAGAACCTGCAGAGTCATTGGTTATCAAGTAGAGTTCTTCCAGATTTTTTAACTCACGCACTAATTCAGCTTGAAATTCTCCCACATTGGTACAGGACAGGTCGAGGCGAATAAGCTTGGTTAGTTTCTTCATGCCATCAGGTAATTCTGTTATGGGAGTATGAGAAAGGTCCAGAACAAGTAGTTCCTCGGAGTTTGCTAAAGAAGGCAGAGATGTTAAGTTGCAACAACCGCGCAAGACGAGTGCCCTTAGTTTTGTCAAGTAAGAAGAGGCTGACTTTGGAAGGGTAGAGATATTGGTATGAGAAAGGTTAAGAACTTTGAGGTTAGGCATATTACGGAAGAAATCGTCATCAAAGTGAGAGATGGGGTTGTGCTGCAGAAGTAACGTGGATAGCTTGTAAaacttgggtttttttgtaagTGCTTTAAGCTGACTTTTCATCAATGAGGCTCTCTCTACTTTAGACAAGTTCCTCCCTATCAGCGGGCAGTCGGTAAGCTTCACCCCGGCTTCGATGAGAAACTGATCATAATCGGGGATTGTTTTGGTCAGATGGATTGCCATATGCCTAACTAAGTTGCGCATCTTGATGCATTCTTTTCCACCTTCACTAACTGCTTCCAGAAGGTAAGCTCCTTTGATCTCATCCAGTATCTCTCTTGCATATGTCGTATCTTCTATCAGCTGCCCCTTAATTCTTTCTCTGCTACTCAATAAACCTTCCCAAAACCAGTGCTCCACTAACTCTTTCTTTTCAATGCAATGACCAGGTGGGTATAATGCACAGTACAGGAAGCACTGCTGAGCTTCTTTCTTCAACATGGAGTAGCTATATAACAGGCGGGCAAATGCCTTcctattctttttttccaagAGAACActagaatttctcaacttaTAAAATGCTCCATTCCATTCTGCATCGACATCGACATCGACATCGCTAGGAtccaattttattatttctttcaaGGTTTGAGCCAGACCAGCAATCGCCACGGGCAGACCATCACACTCGCGTACCATGTTTTCCGCGGCCGCTCGAGTATCTTCCCTTAGTGCAGAAAATCCAATGCCAGCTTCAACCTCGAACAACTTGAGTGCTTCTTCGTCTGATCCAAGTTCGATTTCGACCTCTCTATCAAATGTGATGTCCCTGCACACTGGACGTG of Prunus dulcis chromosome 4, ALMONDv2, whole genome shotgun sequence contains these proteins:
- the LOC117624897 gene encoding probable disease resistance protein At4g27220; translation: MAEFVELVASLIGCLQKSTCLGTPLEEKYKYFAKRKEYLETLKNDMALLKSRRCEVERESEEKVVSKPYKISDWLERSNDFITETNELNFEDTISGNWCGFPNYYRSQYKAGKSILGRIEKVNLLKEEGTDLFNVEEDFVVGYIQKNTKELVGKTASAFEKIMKCVSEKEVGIICVYGMSGSGKTEVLKEVNNQILKQYKSCNSEDGRDGNITAQFEKVIWLTVENIGPPEAAIAALQKGIQKELQLDDHSAGNRADKLDSALRKRRFLIVLDDMRKELSLEHIGIPWQTNNGSKVIIVSKSRPVCRDITFDREVEIELGSDEEALKLFEVEAGIGFSALREDTRAAAENMVRECDGLPVAIAGLAQTLKEIIKLDPSDVDVDVDAEWNGAFYKLRNSSVLLEKKNRKAFARLLYSYSMLKKEAQQCFLYCALYPPGHCIEKKELVEHWFWEGLLSSRERIKGQLIEDTTYAREILDEIKGAYLLEAVSEGGKECIKMRNLVRHMAIHLTKTIPDYDQFLIEAGVKLTDCPLIGRNLSKVERASLMKSQLKALTKKPKFYKLSTLLLQHNPISHFDDDFFRNMPNLKVLNLSHTNISTLPKSASSYLTKLRALVLRGCCNLTSLPSLANSEELLVLDLSHTPITELPDGMKKLTKLIRLDLSCTNVGEFQAELVRELKNLEELYLITNDSAGSLWGSEKEASSLWGSEKAASCIQELGALQHLAILHINFLDAKAFNTYVDSKDHSLSKFKFSVGGSWDKTKLPENSIVFIKSDFLVSGKPVSLPEDTSELHVMSNKDLYWLPISGRRCLDSLKVIDISGCESLVYLFERNVSHNLPNLEKISVKNCQKMEALISKEDPLPFALCLNKLKVIHISDCENLGYLFRIGMDSCQYTSGQKKIYSTCFPNLQEVFITRRWRMKMDKESKEPNPAVHPRPTDLVLVDPLELKKYYDFEKKDNPEEHIWYFPDLKMQIITSLPEELLPRPRSSNQIKRSRSTDSIEKLAASTDRMLLLSHLLNSILFLSRVHD